In Frondihabitans sp. PAMC 28766, a genomic segment contains:
- a CDS encoding AraC family transcriptional regulator has protein sequence MSIAEGFEHQRMVVVPPPTIDAALRLPITRRLVVTASGYYPEAENHARTRERGIDENIVIVCVSGSGWAQIGDEHLRVGASSALVIPAGVPHRYGSSKESAWTIWWCHVRGTDAPELIEAVVSSRGNGFAIRDAERVVPFAQSILAELERDTSPARLVSAAGAAWNLLTHVATDAILRERGEPVERAIAYLRDTLETAVRVPELASLVGVSPSHLSALFKRATGGGVLAYQTGLRIARARHLLDTTSLSVTEVAAELGYSDPLYFSRLFRRTQGQSPRDYRQRPRGEASTTG, from the coding sequence GTGAGTATTGCAGAGGGTTTCGAGCACCAACGGATGGTGGTCGTCCCGCCGCCCACGATCGACGCCGCCCTGCGGTTACCCATCACCCGTCGTCTGGTGGTCACCGCCTCCGGCTACTACCCCGAGGCCGAGAACCACGCCCGTACGCGCGAACGCGGGATCGACGAGAACATCGTGATCGTCTGCGTCTCGGGGTCGGGTTGGGCGCAGATCGGCGACGAGCACCTGCGTGTCGGCGCCTCGTCGGCCCTCGTCATCCCCGCGGGCGTGCCGCATCGATACGGCTCGTCGAAGGAGTCCGCATGGACGATCTGGTGGTGCCACGTGCGCGGCACGGATGCCCCCGAGCTCATCGAGGCCGTCGTCTCGTCGCGCGGCAACGGCTTCGCGATCCGCGACGCCGAGCGCGTGGTGCCCTTCGCGCAGAGCATCCTCGCCGAGCTCGAGCGCGACACGTCGCCGGCCCGGCTCGTGAGCGCAGCGGGGGCCGCCTGGAACCTGCTCACCCATGTCGCCACGGATGCGATCCTGCGCGAGAGGGGCGAGCCGGTCGAACGGGCGATCGCCTACCTTCGCGACACGCTCGAGACCGCCGTGCGCGTGCCCGAGCTCGCCTCGCTCGTCGGCGTCTCGCCATCGCACCTGAGCGCGCTCTTCAAGCGGGCCACAGGAGGCGGCGTGCTGGCCTACCAGACCGGCCTCCGCATTGCGCGGGCCCGACACCTGCTCGACACGACGTCGCTCTCGGTCACCGAGGTCGCGGCCGAGCTCGGGTACTCCGACCCGCTCTACTTCTCGCGGCTGTTCCGGCGGACGCAGGGGCAGAGCCCGCGCGACTACCGGCAGCGACCGCGGGGCGAGGCCAGCACTACCGGCTGA
- a CDS encoding substrate-binding domain-containing protein, producing the protein MDLTKKRLLSAVALIGAVVLLATGCASGSSSGGSSKKNITVGAIYLDTQGFYGGVQKGAQEGAKTAGKSVKVLESNAQDDASKESTYVNTFVSAQVDALLLSASSETGSVPAVRQASQAGIPVICYNTCVTSAATKKYVYSYIVGNPVKFGQLLGNAAADYFVANKITKPTIGVLNCEFVQVCIQRRQGFEAALKAKVPGYSIVANQQATDPTKSIDTATNILTAHPNLTAFFGESGGPRSVASRRCRTPGTSARPSSSAAT; encoded by the coding sequence GTGGATCTCACGAAAAAGCGGCTGCTGTCTGCCGTCGCACTCATCGGAGCCGTCGTGCTCCTCGCCACCGGGTGCGCCTCGGGTTCCTCCTCCGGAGGCTCGAGCAAGAAGAACATCACGGTCGGCGCCATCTACCTCGACACGCAGGGGTTCTACGGCGGCGTGCAGAAGGGCGCCCAGGAGGGCGCGAAGACGGCCGGCAAGAGCGTCAAGGTGCTCGAGTCGAACGCTCAGGACGATGCGTCCAAAGAGAGCACCTACGTCAACACGTTCGTGTCGGCGCAGGTCGACGCGCTTCTGCTGTCGGCGTCGTCCGAGACCGGCTCGGTCCCGGCCGTCCGGCAGGCGTCGCAGGCCGGGATCCCCGTCATCTGCTACAACACCTGCGTCACCTCGGCGGCCACGAAGAAGTACGTCTACTCGTACATCGTCGGCAACCCGGTGAAGTTCGGCCAGCTCCTCGGCAACGCCGCGGCCGATTACTTCGTCGCGAACAAGATCACCAAGCCGACCATCGGCGTGCTCAACTGCGAGTTCGTGCAGGTGTGCATCCAGCGCCGCCAGGGCTTCGAGGCCGCGCTCAAGGCCAAGGTGCCCGGCTACTCGATCGTCGCGAACCAGCAGGCGACCGACCCGACCAAGTCGATCGACACGGCCACCAACATCCTCACGGCCCACCCGAACCTGACCGCCTTCTTCGGCGAGTCGGGCGGGCCACGATCGGTGGCGTCAAGGCGGTGCAGAACACCGGGCACGTCGGCAAGACCGTCGTCTTCGGCGGCGACATGA
- a CDS encoding ABC transporter permease, with the protein MDTSLSTTQSRPPGGGRSRSLSLSPQVLNIVGLVVAIVILCIVLSITAPHFGSVRNFYSILQSAADVGIIAWAGTLVIVAGEIDISVGPAVAFWSVMLAEMAGPWHLGLGVALVVTLVGGGLVGAFAGWLRAHFGVPSFVVTLGLWLALRGQAEFLTNALPVPIADNRFMDFIGGALPGGFPVSAVIMFVLFALYLFISRRTSFGRSVFAVGGNAKAAMLSGIKVARVRVLVFVGTGLLSAVVGIITAGRLTGGNATAADGLEFDVIAAVVVGGTSLAGGRGSMLGTLLGVFFIAIIGNGLILLGVNPFFQNVVSGIVIVGAVLINLVLSRRGARDAT; encoded by the coding sequence ATGGACACCTCACTCAGCACCACCCAGTCGCGGCCGCCCGGTGGCGGGCGCTCCCGCTCGCTCTCGCTCAGCCCCCAGGTCCTCAACATCGTCGGCCTCGTCGTCGCGATCGTCATCCTGTGCATCGTCCTGTCGATCACGGCGCCGCACTTCGGCAGCGTCCGCAACTTCTACAGCATCCTGCAGTCGGCGGCCGACGTCGGCATCATCGCCTGGGCAGGCACCCTCGTCATCGTCGCGGGCGAGATCGACATCAGCGTCGGCCCCGCTGTGGCCTTCTGGTCGGTCATGCTGGCCGAGATGGCTGGCCCCTGGCACCTCGGTCTCGGTGTCGCGCTCGTCGTGACGCTCGTCGGCGGCGGCCTGGTCGGCGCGTTCGCCGGTTGGCTCCGTGCCCACTTCGGTGTTCCGTCCTTCGTCGTGACCCTCGGCCTCTGGCTGGCGCTACGGGGCCAGGCGGAGTTCTTGACGAACGCCCTGCCCGTGCCGATCGCCGACAACAGGTTCATGGACTTCATCGGCGGCGCGCTGCCCGGCGGCTTCCCCGTCAGCGCCGTGATCATGTTCGTCCTGTTCGCGCTCTACCTCTTCATCTCGCGCCGCACCAGCTTCGGCCGGTCGGTCTTCGCCGTCGGTGGCAACGCCAAGGCCGCGATGCTCAGCGGCATCAAGGTCGCCCGGGTGCGCGTGCTCGTCTTCGTGGGCACCGGCCTCCTGTCGGCCGTCGTCGGCATCATCACGGCCGGGCGTCTGACCGGTGGCAACGCGACTGCCGCGGACGGTCTCGAGTTCGACGTCATCGCGGCCGTCGTGGTCGGTGGGACGTCGCTGGCGGGTGGTCGCGGCTCGATGCTGGGCACCCTCCTCGGCGTCTTCTTCATCGCGATCATCGGCAACGGCCTGATCCTGCTCGGCGTGAACCCGTTCTTCCAGAACGTCGTCAGCGGCATCGTGATCGTCGGCGCCGTTCTGATCAACCTCGTGCTGTCGAGGCGCGGGGCGAGAGACGCGACGTGA
- a CDS encoding sugar ABC transporter ATP-binding protein, with product MTNAQAGSLTTGSDVSTTALVAEVVGASKSYLAVRALTPTDFSVRPGEVRALLGKNGAGKSTMIRLLSGAEVPDTGEVRIDGAVLGSGGVEQARRLGVRTVYQELSLIGSMSIAENMFMGRWPRTRFGVDFALMDRETSKALARLGLDLDPSTVVDDLGIADQQLVEIARALREDLKLLILDEPTSSLASGEVDRVLDVVKQLSGEGVAVIYVSHRLNEIRRIASSASVMRDGAIVDTRPLTDLTTADVVEMMLGDAVSESPPVDTAPPGDGAVLASIRGLRIEPKVKGIDLDLRAGEVVGIAGVLGSGRTEILQAIAGITAPQAGTITIDGTDIAGAGIARALKAGVGLTPENRKEDGIFPQLGIDENIVVSDWRSVSRAGILSMAGIGRSAEKQIARMSIKTASVHSDISTLSGGNQQKAVIGRWLHADSRILLLDEPTRGVDVEAKAQIYALVRELAAAGRSIVFVSSEIEELPAVCDRVVILRGGEIVQEVTAPGISSDSLLAAAMAEH from the coding sequence GTGACCAACGCGCAGGCGGGCTCACTGACCACGGGCAGCGACGTCTCGACGACGGCGCTCGTCGCCGAAGTGGTCGGCGCCTCGAAGAGCTATCTCGCGGTGCGGGCCCTCACCCCGACGGACTTCTCTGTCCGCCCCGGTGAGGTGCGCGCCCTCCTCGGCAAGAACGGCGCCGGCAAGTCCACGATGATCCGCCTCCTGTCGGGCGCAGAGGTGCCCGACACCGGCGAGGTCAGGATCGACGGGGCCGTGCTCGGCTCCGGCGGCGTCGAGCAGGCCCGTCGTCTCGGCGTTCGCACGGTCTACCAGGAGCTGTCGCTGATCGGCTCGATGTCGATCGCCGAGAACATGTTCATGGGCCGTTGGCCCCGAACGCGGTTCGGTGTCGACTTCGCCCTGATGGACCGCGAGACGTCGAAGGCCCTCGCACGTCTGGGGCTCGACCTCGACCCGTCGACGGTCGTCGACGACCTCGGCATCGCCGACCAGCAGCTCGTCGAGATCGCCCGCGCCCTGCGCGAAGACCTGAAACTGCTGATCCTGGACGAGCCGACCAGCTCGCTGGCCTCGGGCGAGGTCGATCGGGTGCTCGACGTCGTCAAGCAGCTCTCCGGCGAGGGCGTGGCGGTCATCTACGTCAGCCACCGCCTGAACGAGATCCGCCGCATCGCGTCCAGCGCCTCGGTGATGCGCGACGGCGCCATCGTCGACACCCGGCCGCTGACGGATCTCACGACGGCCGACGTGGTCGAGATGATGCTGGGCGACGCGGTCTCCGAGTCGCCGCCCGTCGACACGGCTCCGCCCGGGGACGGCGCGGTGCTCGCGTCGATCCGAGGTCTCCGGATCGAGCCGAAGGTCAAGGGCATCGACCTCGATCTGCGGGCCGGGGAGGTCGTGGGCATCGCTGGCGTCCTCGGATCCGGGCGCACCGAGATCCTGCAGGCCATCGCCGGCATCACGGCCCCTCAGGCCGGCACGATCACGATCGATGGAACCGACATCGCCGGTGCCGGGATCGCCCGCGCTCTGAAGGCGGGGGTCGGCCTGACGCCCGAGAACCGCAAGGAGGACGGCATCTTCCCTCAGCTCGGGATCGACGAGAACATCGTCGTCTCCGACTGGCGGTCGGTGAGCCGCGCCGGGATCCTCTCGATGGCCGGCATCGGCCGATCGGCCGAGAAGCAGATCGCCCGGATGTCGATCAAGACCGCCTCGGTGCACTCCGACATCTCGACGCTGAGCGGCGGCAACCAGCAGAAGGCCGTCATCGGCCGATGGCTCCACGCCGACAGCCGCATCCTGCTGCTCGACGAGCCCACGCGAGGCGTCGACGTCGAAGCCAAGGCGCAGATCTACGCCCTCGTACGAGAGCTCGCCGCGGCCGGCCGCAGCATCGTCTTCGTCTCGAGCGAGATCGAAGAGCTGCCGGCGGTCTGCGACCGCGTCGTCATCCTCCGAGGAGGCGAGATCGTCCAGGAGGTCACCGCCCCCGGCATCTCGTCCGACTCCCTGCTAGCAGCCGCAATGGCGGAACACTGA